Proteins found in one Quercus robur chromosome 2, dhQueRobu3.1, whole genome shotgun sequence genomic segment:
- the LOC126712742 gene encoding ethylene-responsive transcription factor ERF017-like, with protein sequence MLKPTTITTSSSSSREVQQPSERSDAKYKGVRRRKWGKWVSEIRLPNSRERIWLGSYDTPEKAARAFDAALFCLRGPDAKFNFPDTPPDININANGRHTLSPQEIRELAARFANDDDDKDSHPQKDNDFLGESSSHMVVDQCYTPSTSSVSDGTVHVDSNNEAMDWSFLSMLDSNDMGFSSDFGTFSGLESLHSGEMLYPPVLPGPVEDNGDENGAEAFSQQSFLWNF encoded by the coding sequence atgttaaagccaacaacaataacaacaagtAGTAGCTCTAGCAGGGAAGTGCAACAACCTTCGGAGAGAAGTGACGCCAAATACAAAGGTGTAAGAAGGCGTAAATGGGGGAAATGGGTGTCTGAAATTCGGCTTCCGAATAGCCGGGAGCGAATATGGTTAGGCTCATACGACACGCCTGAAAAGGCAGCACGGGCATTCGATGCGGCCCTTTTTTGTCTACGTGGTCCAGATGCTAAGTTCAATTTCCCAGACACTCCTCCGGATATTAATATCAATGCTAATGGCAGGCACACTCTTAGTCCACAAGAAATTCGAGAGCTTGCTGCTAGGTTtgctaatgatgatgatgataaggaCTCGCACCCTCAAAAAGACAATGACTTTTTGGGTGAATCTAGTTCACACATGGTCGTGGATCAATGCTACACGCCCTCTACTTCATctgtgtctgatgggacagtcCATGTGGATAGCAACAATGAGGCCATGGATTGGTCATTCTTGAGCATGTTAGATTCAAATGACATGGGTTTTAGCTCTGATTTTGGGACTTTTTCCGGGCTGGAAAGTTTGCATTCAGGGGAAATGTTGTATCCTCCAGTACTTCCAGGACCTGTTGAAGATAATGGGGATGAAAATGGTGCTGAGGCTTTTTCTCAGCAATCTTTCCTTTGGAATTTCTAG